One stretch of Carcharodon carcharias isolate sCarCar2 chromosome 20, sCarCar2.pri, whole genome shotgun sequence DNA includes these proteins:
- the rps29 gene encoding 40S ribosomal protein S29 produces the protein MGHQQLYWSHPRKFGQGSRSCRVCANRHGLIRKYGLNMCRQCFRQYAKDIGFVKLD, from the exons ATGGGTCATCAGCAGCTTTACTGGTCCCACCCTAGGAAATTCGGCCAGGGCTCCCGCTCATG CCGAGTCTGTGCGAACCGACACGGCCTGATCCGGAAATATGGCCTCAACATGTGCCGCCAGTGCTTCAGACAATACGCTAAAGATATCGGCTTCGTCAAG